The nucleotide sequence AAAATGGATGGTTATTGCGTCGTGTAAAGTCGAGTTTTGCAGCTAATCAGTAGCCCGTAACAAGGACGCATCATAGGCTTAAAAAGCCGAAGGAAGGATCCCCATGTTTAGAGCGTTGCTCGCCTTAAGTTTGCTTAGTTTGTCAGCATGTTCACATTCCATCAGCATGCGCGCCTCCCACTTCAACATGCCAGTGGTATCCAACGAACAGTGGCAAGGGCATGCCGCCGTGGTCATGGCCTCGGAAACCCGAGTGACCCTGGTCAACGACATCAACTCAAACCCACCCCTGCGCGACAAGGTTCTGATCAACAGCGACATTGACGCCAGCGACTTCGTGACCGGCGCAAACAACGTCGGATTCGACGCAAGCGTGAGTGTTTTCAAAGGGATAGAAGTCTATCTGGAAAACTTCCTGTGGGGCGCTAGATTCCAGTTCCTGAACCACGGAACTCAAAACCGAGTGTGGGTCGGCTCCCTGATGGGCGCCTACGGAACAAAAAGTGAAACCACAACCGACGCATTTTACCTGGGCAACAACACCACCGACGCCAAAGCCAAGTCGGACATCACCACCTCCCAAGCCGGCGTCAGCTTAGGGTACAAATACGAGTACCTGGTCCCCTACTTTTCCTACATCTACGAATTCCACAAAGTTAAAACAAGCATCACCAGCACCAATGGAACCTTCGGCCCCTATGACGACGAAGGAAATCACAGTTACTATTCCGTGGGCCTAAGCACCCATCAAAAAGGCCTTAGAGCCGCCATCGAATACAGCCACATAGACATCAAATGGGACAGATCCGACCGAGAAACCCAAGAAGCCTTCGGCATAAAACTAGGCTTCGCCTGGTAAAAACAACCACCCACAAACAAAAAAAAGGCCCCACAAGGGGCCTTAATAATCTCAAAAACCAAAAATCTAAGTCCAAAGCACCCAACAAAGGGGCTTTTTCGCACTTTGGCCACCGCAAGCCCCGTTAGGATTGGGCTGGGGGCTTAGGGATGCAAAACCTGAGTTCCACAGCGCCCGAAAAACCACCCAAGCACTCAGAAAACTAAAAATAAAATACTACCGCAAAACAAAAAGACCCCACCGCGCGAGGACTGTCCGAAAGGTTTTGCATCCCTAAGCCCCCAGCCCAATCCCAACGAAGGGTAAAGCGAAGGCCAAAATGCAAAAAGCCCCGTGTTTCCACGAGGCTTTCGGCATTAGTATAAACTAAGTGGCAGAAATTACTTAACAGTAACTTTCGCGCCCGCAGCTTCAAGAGCTTTCTTGATTTTTTCTGCGTCTTCTTTAGTAGCGCCTTCTTTAACAGCTTTGTTACCAGCTTCAACAAGGGCTTTAGCTTCAGCAAGACCCAAACCAGTCAAGCCACGAACTTCTTTAATAACGTTGATTTTGTTGGCGCCAGCGTCAACAAGGATAACATCAAAAGCAGTTTTCTCTTCAACTACAGCAGCAGGACCTGCAGCAGCAGCAACTGGAGCAGCAGCAGTAACGCCCCATTTTTCTTCCAAAGTTTTTACAAGTTCTGCGATTTCCAGAACAGTTTTAGCAGACAACGCTTCAACAATTTGATCGTTAGTCAGAGACATTTTATCCTCCAGGGATATAAAAAATTATTTAAAAATTCAAATATTCAGCACCATTTGCCCCGAAACATCGGAGCGCAAGCATTATGCTTGTGGAGCTTCTTCAGTACTAGCAGCACCACCACCAAGTTTCTCAGCGTAAGCGTTCAAGCATCTTGCAAGTGCAGAGCCAGAAGCCAATAGCGTACTGAGGAACATAGCGCGGAGTTGGTCTTTGCCCGGAAGTGTCGCCAAGAATTTAATCTTAGCATCATCCAAAGCAGCACCGTCCATAACACCGGACTTGATTTGAAGGATTTCAACATCCTTAGCAAAATCAGCCAATGCTTTTGCAGTCGCGTTCACCTCACCGTAAGAGAATACGATGGCGTTAGTACCTTTCATTGAATTAGCAAATGCTGTTTCAATAGCCGGGTGATCTTTGAACGCTCTTTTTGCAAGAGTATTACGAACAACTTTCATCTCGGAATCAGCAGCATTCAATTTTTTACGCAAGTTAGTAACTTGCTCAACCTTGATGCCTTTGAAGTCGACGATGAAAGCTCCTTTAGCTTTTCCGAATTTCTCCGTGATTAGCTTAATCTCCTGCTCTTTATCTGCGCGAGTGATCATAAGTGAGCCTCCTTTCATTAGACTTTTTGCCCTTCTTGCGAAGGGGCCTGTGCGAATCAGGTCGGTTTGGAGGTCGCATAGAACCTTTTTGCCTTATCTCGGTAGGCCCCTCACAAACGAGGGATTACATCCACTGAAAGAAACCTACTGTCTCTGATCGCAATAAATTTATGAACTAATACAAAATAACCGGATAAAAAACAAGGCCCTGAGCACGCTCAGAGCCTTAAAATTTACGGGTTAGCGCCAGTTGCAGCAGCTGCTGCGTTTGGCTCGATCTTAACGCCTGGGCCCATAGTGGACGCTACAGCGATAGAACGAAGGTAGATACCTTTGGAAGATGCTGGTTTAGCCTTAACGATAGCTCCCAACAAAGTCATGAAGTTATCTTTAAGTTTAGCATCGCCCATGGATTTCTTACCGATACCAGCGTGTACGATACCTGCTTTATCAACGCGGAAGTCCAACTTACCTTTTTTCTCGGCAGTTACAGCTTCACCAACGTTCATAGTTACAGTACCGATTTTTGGATTCGGCATCAAACCACGAGGCCCCAGGATCTTAGCAACTTTAGAAACAGTCGCCATCATGTCCGGAGTCGCGATACATTTATCGAAATCCAACCAGCCGCCCTGGATTTTTGCTACCAGGTCGTCTGCGCCTACGAAGTCAGCGCCAGCTGCTTTCGCTTCAGCCTCTTTCGGGCCTTTTGCGAAAACAACAACTTTAACTTCTTTGCCCAAACCGTGAGGAAGAGCGATAGCTCCACGCACTTGTTGGTCAGATTGCTTAGGGTCGATACCCAAACGCAATGCTACGTCGATAGATTCATCAAATTTAGCTGGAGCTGTTTCAACAACCAGTTTGAATGCTTCTTCAACAGTGTACTTTTTTGCAGAATCAACTTTTTTAGCGACTGCTGCGAATTTTTTGCCTGCCATCTTATACCACCCTTACGCGATGTCGATGCCCATGCTTTTAGCTGTACCAGCAACTTGGGACATTGCGGATTCAACTTTCAAGCAGTTCAAGTCAGGCAATTTCGTTGTAGCGATTTGCTTGATTTGATCGTTATTGATTTTGCCAACTTTGTCCTTCTGAGGCTGTTTGGAACCGGATTCCAGTTTCAACGCCTTTTTGATCAAAGAAGACACCGGTGGTGTTTTTGTGATGAAAGTAAACGATCTGTCTTGATAAACAGTGATGATGATAGGGATGATGCTATCACCCAACGCTTGTGTACGAGCGTTGAACTGCTTACAGAATTCCATGATGTTTACCCCATGCTGTCCGAGCGCCGGTCCAACGGGTGGAGCTGGATTAGCTTTCCCTGCCGGTATCTGCAGCTTGATCATTCCTGTAACTTTTTTTGCCATGACCCACTCCTGCAAGAGGTTGTGTTAATTAATATCCATCGGCCGCCCTATGCGGCTTCTGGTTATGGTTTTTCTACTTGAATGTAGTCCAACTCAACTGGAGTCGGACGACCGAAGATGCTCACAAGAACTTTAAGCTTCGCTTTGTCCTCGTTGATCTCTTCAACTGTTCCCTGGAAGTTGGAGAATGGACCGTCAATAACAGTCACGTTCTCACCTACAGCGAACTTCACTTTCGGTCTTGGTTTTTCAGCAACGCCAGCCATCTGCTGGGTCACACGAAGAACTTCAGCCTCCGGAACTTCTGGAGGACGGGTTTTAGTGCCGCCCACGAAGCCCGTGACTTTAGACGAATTACGTACCAAATGCCAAGTCTCATCATTCAAAAACATCTGAACGAAGATATAACCCGGGAAAAATTTACGTGATTTGGTCTGTTTTTGACCTTTTACCAGCTCCACTACGCTTTCCGCAGGGATCAGGATTTCGCCAAAGAACTCTTCCATTTTGGAAGATTTGATCTTTTCTTCGATGGCTTTTTTAGCCGTGTTTTCACAGCTGGTCTGAACGTTAACGATGTACCACTTTTTTTCCATGGTTCCGTCCTTACTTCATAAGAAAGTTGATTAAGAAGCCAGAGATCAGATCGAAGGAACTGATGATAACACTGGAGATAAGAACCATAACCACGCAAGCGATGGTCATAGCCGTTGTGTCCTTACGAGAAGGCCAAACTACTTTACGGATCTCAGAAACAACCTCTTCGCCCCAAGCTTGAACACGTGGGTTGAACTGAAGAGCGGCAAACAACGCGAAACCTGCCAAAACAGGGATCCCGTGGCGAACCATATCAGAGTCAGCAGCACGAGCCACCACACCGAATGCGCCAGCGAATGCCTTGATTAGAAGAGAGACGGTCAAACCGACCAAGATAGCTGCAAGTGCAAAGCTGATTGTCAAAATCTTAGAGTTGGCCTTTTCCATTATTCCTCATCCCTAAAGTTATGGAGTCAATATTGGCAGGGGCGGAGGGATTCGAACCCACGACCTAACGATTTGGAGTCGTTCGCTCTACCGCTGGAGCTACACCCCTGCACTTTTTTACTGAAGACAACCGACCCATCGACGGCGTTGCTTCGTCGGCGGCCTACATTCAGTAGGCCTTTCTCCTCGCGCCTTGCGCTGGATCGCTTCTCGTCAGTAAAAACTTCTTCCAAAAACCTCAAAAAATAGACTTTTCAGACCTTTTTTTGAGAATGCCAAGAAACACCGAGGGGGACCCTTTTGTCAAGGAGTCCCCCGGGTGATTAATACTTAGCTTACGCTGCGTTATTACTACTCAAGGATCTCAGTAACAACACCAGCTCCAACTGTACGACCGCCTTCACGGATCGCGAAGCGAAGCTCTTTTTCCATAGCGATAGGAGCGATAAGTTCAACAGAAACTTCGATCTTATCACCAGGCATAACCATTTCAGTTCCAGCTTTCAAAGTACAAACGCCAGTAACGTCTGTAGTACGGAAGTAGAACTGAGGACGGTAACCGTTGAAGAATGGAGTGTGACGTCCGCCTTCTTCTTTAGTCAGGATGTACGCTTCAGCTTTGAATTTTTTGTGTGGTTTAACTGTACCTGGTTTAACAAGTACTTGGCCACGTTCAACGTCTTCTTTTTTAGTACCACGAAGAAGAACACCGCAGTTGTCCCCTGCTTGACCTTCATCAAGAAGTTTACGGAACATCTCGATACCAGTTACAGTAGTTTTTTGAGTTGGACGAATACCAACGATTTCGATCTCGTCACCAACTTTAACGATACCACGCTCTACACGGCCAGTAACAACTGTACCACGACCAGAGATAGAGAATACGTCCTCTACTGGCATCAAGAAAGTCTTATCAACTGCACGAACTGGAGCTGGGATATAAGTATCGCAAGCATCCATCAATTTCATGATAGCTGGACGACCGATTTCAGATTGATCGCCTTCAAGAGCTTTCAATGCAGAACCTTTTACAACTGGGATATCATCGCCAGGGAATTCGTATTTGGACAGAAGCTCACGAACTTCAAGCTCAACTAGCTCAAGAAGTTCTTTATCGTCAACCATGTCAACTTTGTTCATGAATACAACTAGAGCAGGAACACCTACTTGACGTGCAAGAAGGATGTGCTCACGAGTTTGTGGCATTGGACCGTCAGCAGAAGAAACTACCAAGATAGCTCCGTCCATTTGAGCGGCACCAGTGATCATGTTTTTTACGTAGTCAGCGTGACCCGGGCAGTCAACGTGAGCGTAGTGACGGTTGTCAGTTTCGTACTCAACGTGAGTAGTGGAGATCGTGATACCACGAGCTTTTTCTTCTGGAGACTTATCGATTTGATCGTAAGCCATCGCTTGAGCTTTACCAGCTGCTGCAAGAGTAGTAGTGATAGCAGCAGTCAAAGTTGTTTTACCATGATCGACGTGACCGATTGTGCCGATATTTACGTGCGGTTTATTACGTGTAAATTTCTCTTTAGACATTTGTCCTCCTGCAGAGATTTTTTATTTATCTTAACCTTAAAAAATAAAAGCCAATTAAGTGGAGCCCATGATCGGAGCCGAACCGACGACCTCACCCTTACCAAGGGTGTGCTCTACCACTGAGCTACATGGGCATTTGTTCTGAAATTTGGAGCGGGAAACGGGTCTCGAACCCGCAACCCTCTGCTTGGAAGGCAGATACTCTAGCCAATTGAGCTATTCCCGCCCTTTCAGAACGCCCGAAGAGAATTTCTTCTCTTCTGTTTCAAAACTTTTCCGGGAAAACATTCAAAAAAATGGTGGGCAGGGAAGGATTCGAACCTTCGTAGACATAAGCCAACGGATTTACAGTCCGTCCCCTTTAGCCACTCGGGCACCTACCCACTTGTGAATGCTTACCCAGAAAAATTTGGAGCTGGTTATGGGACTCGAACCCGCAACCTGCTGATTACAAATCAGCTGCTCTACCAATTGAGCTAAACCAGCCTTACTGAGATAACCGAAATGTTTTACGGAGAAAAAGAACGTCCGTCAAAGATAATTATTCGACAGATTACGATTTTTTTCGATTTCCGCGCGGCGCATGCTGTCTAAGGGTCTCAGTTAGTGCCATGGCTGTCGCCACTGAGGCATTATAACTCGCCGAAGAACTAGCTTGCGGTATGAATACTAATTCATCACAAAGGCGTTCCGTTGTCACTCTCATTCCTTTGTCTTCTGAACCAATTGCCCAAACGACCTTGTCCGGAAGCTCTAATTCGAAAATAGATCGCTTTCCGCGAGGACTCAAACCATAGATCCAATAGCCCTGTTTTTTAAGTTCTTCCGCATAGTTAGCAAAGTTCGTGGTCTCTTCAACCGGAACATGCTCCACACCACCGCAAGCCACTTTATGTACAGTGGGCGTCAAACCGACCGCGCGGTCTTCCGGAATCAGAACCCCATGAGCCCCCACCAACCAGGAAGTTCGCAGGATCGCACCCAGGTTGTGAGGATCTTCGATGCCGTCCAGGATCAGAACCATGGACTTATCCAGACCTTCCAGACCAGCCATATCAAATTCCGGAGCGCCATCGACAAAGATCGCGGCACCCTGCTGGGACGGACCGAACTTTTCCAGCACCGCTTCAGCCTTCAATTCAACTTTGATATGATGTTTTAGCGCCAGGTCGTTCATGTCGCGCAGATCGCCCGAATTTTCAAAGCCCTGACGGATCCAGAAGCCCTTTACCTGCTTCGGACGCACCTTCAACACCTCGTTGATCGCATGCGTACCGATCACCACACGCCAGTCGCGCGGGATCTGATTTTCACGAGGAGCGTGAGCCTGGGGACGACCCCCTTGCGGACGACCCGCGCCTTGAGGACGCCCCTGCTGCGGGCGACCACCCTGCTGAGAACGTTGAGAGTTATTTCTGCCAGACGGACGAGAGTTATTTTTCTTCATACATTGCCATCACAAAATCAGTGGCCGCTTCCTTGATGTTGGAAGCTTCCAGAATAGGGCGACCCACGACCAGCGCTGAAGCACCTGCACGCAGTGCCTCTTTAGGTCCCATGATACGTTTTTGATCGCCGGAATCCTGCATACTAAAGCGAATTCCCGGAGTGACAAGGTAAAGATCTCGGTTTTGTAAAAGGTCCAATTCGTGAGGGGAACACACGACACCGGACAAGCCCGAATCCTTCACCAAAGTCGCCAGCTCCGTCACGTGCTGGGCAATCGGTTGAGATTTCATATTCACCGGCAGCGAATCCTGATCCCAGGAAGTCAGAATCGTCACCGCCAAAATGCGGAACGGACGCTGCTGATTCAGCTCTTTTTCGACCGCTGCCATGCGAGTCAGAGCCTCTTTGCCACTCAGGGCATGCACCGTCACCAAGGACGCACCCGCCTCGAAACTGGCGCGCACCGCAGCCTCCATCGTCGAGGGAATGTCGAAATGCTTGTTATCCAGAAAAATCGGCGCTCTTTGCGCCATTTCTTTGACGAATTCCATTCCATAACGCAGGCACAAACGCGGCCCCAGCTTAATGCCTCCGACGATATCGGAAACATCGTCGGCAATTTTCAGGGCCTGGTCGCGAGTATCGACATCCAGAGCCAAAATAATCGGATTTTTCATGGGGTGAGCACGCTGATTTTTGTTCACGGAAACTCCTGGGAAGACGAACCCATCATAAATGCAATCCCCGATTATGTAAAAATTATTCCTGCGGCATCAAAGATTGTCTTTCATGTCCTGCGTTAGTAGGTTCGCCCCGAAATCCGAATTTATTAACTTACAAGGAGATTATCCATGAAAGCTCTTCTTATCGCTTTGGCCATCGTTGGCGCTGCATCCTCTTCCCAAGCCGCTCTTTCCTGCGGTCAATTGGTTTCCTACAAAGCCAAACTTGCTGAGGAAATGAACTGGATCCGCGAAAAAATGAGAAGCACAAGAAACTCTGACACTCTTGAGCTTTACATGGACCAGTACGAAGAGCTTTATGCTCGTTATCAGAACGCTGACAAAGCGATCAAAAACGACTGCCAATAGTCGCCCAAGAAACAAAGCAGGCTGCCCCGAAAAGGCAGCCTCTTTTTTTGCCGTTTAAAATACAAATTCGGCATTTAAGGCTTTGCACTTGGCAGCCTCGGGTTTTCAATAGGGTATGGTCCAGAAACCCCGTCAGTTCCATTCATTTGAAACGGCTGTGGATGAGCTCCTGAACACTCTGGGGCGTGAGATTCGTATTGCCACCCCTCTGGGATTGGGAAAGCCCAATCAGCTGATCAACCTGCTGTACAACCGGGTCAAAGAACTGCCCGAACGCCGTCTTGAAATCTACACCGCACTTTCCCTGGATGTTCCTTCCCCGCAAAGCGATCTGGAGCGCCGTTTTCTTTCACCCTTTCTGGAACGCCACTTCGGTCCCGACTACCCGGCTTTTGAATATCTGAAAGACCGCCGTCATGGCGAACTTCCCCGCCATATCCGCATTCATGAATTTTACTTTCAGGCGGGTCAGGCGCTGCACACCGACTCAGCCCAGCAGGATTACGTCAGTCTGAACTACACCCATGTGGCTGCGTACCTGGTCGACTGCAACATCGAAGTCATTTTGCAGCTGGTGGCCCGTCGCCAGACAGATCAGGGCCCGCGCTACAGCCTAAGCTGCAATCCGGATCTGACTTTGGATGTGATGGATCAATACCGCAAAGCCGGCAAAAAAATTCTGCTGCTGGGAGTGGTTCACCCCGAGCTGCCTTTTCTGGGAACAGATGCCGAGGTTGGTCCCGACTATTTTGACATGATCGTGGACGACCCGACACAACATCGCAGGCTTTTTGCCCTGCCACGAACCCCGGTGGACTGGACAGATCATCTGATCGGCTTTTTCGCCAGCCACCTGCTGGAGGATGACGGGACCCTGCAGATCGGGATTGGTTCGCTGTCTGAAGCGCTGGTGTATTCAGCCTGCCTTCGCCATCAGCAGAACGCAGACTATGAAGTGCTGTCAGAAAAAATCTGGCAGCACCGCCGCCACGCCCGCGAACTTCACCTGCAGCGCGAACCCTTTCAAAAAGGCCTGTACGGAACCAGCGAAATGGTGATGGATGGCTTTATGAATTTGCGCAAGGCCGGGATTCTGAAGCGTCAGGTGCAAGAGCCCGCTTCGAAGCAAATGCGCTATCTGCATGGTGCATTCTTCCTGGGATCCACCGAGCTTTACAAGTGGCTGCGCCACCTGCAGGGCGAGGAATTTGACGGGCTGAACATGACCCGCGTGTCCATCGTCAACGATCTTTACGACGGCAACGAACTGGCCCTGCGACGCCAGCGGCGCAAAGCCAGATTCTTCAACACCTGCATGAACGTCACCCTGCTGGGGTCGGCGGCCTCGGACACTCTGGAAAGCGGGACCGTGGTCAGCGGCGTCGGTGGGCAGTATAATTTTGTGGCCATGGCGCACGAACTGGAAGGGGCTCATTCGGTGCTGATGTTGCGCTCGACCCGATTGCACAAGGGCCGCCGTCATTCCAACATCCTGTGGTCACACGGACAACTGACCATCCCCCGCCACCTGCGCGACATCGTGATCACCGAATATGGTATCGCTTACCTGCGCGGAAAGACCGACGAAGAGGTCATCAAAGAACTGCTGAATATCGCCGATTCTGAATTTCAGGAGTCTTTGAAAATCAAAGCCCAGAAAGAAGGCAAGCTGCGATCTGACTATCAGATTCCGGAATGGGCCCGCCACAATACTCCGGCCGAACTTTTAAATCAGGCCCGCGATGCAGGCTTTGATCGCCTGTTCCCGCCTTTTGCATTTGGCAGTGATTTTACCCTGGATGAAGAACTGCTGGCGCTGGCATTGGGCGAACTGCGCCAGGCTCAGGAAGAATCCCTGGGCAAGCTTCTGGGCCTGCTGAAGAAGGGAATGAAAACCGAGGCTATCGAGTATCAGGACTGTTTGAAAAGAATGGAACTGGATCGCCCCCGGGGATTGAAAGAACGACTCTTTCAAAAGCTGGTGTTGGGGGCCCTGGAACAAAGCAAGGGCCGGATCACTTCGGCTTTTTCTGCAGAACCACGTTGATATCCTGAGCCAAATCCTGAAAGTAGTCATTTTCACGCAGGTGAATTTCAACCGAATCAAGATTTTCATCCGCCATGCGCTTGACCGTGCGTTTGATATTGAAAAGAGGACCTACAATTCTGCGGGTCATGCGGTTGAAATACCAAAAGCCCACGACCAGCCCCAACAACACCGGGATCAGCTGATAGACCAGGAAAACGGTTTTATAGCGGGAAATAAACTCTTGAACCGACATCATTGAAAAGGCGCCGGTTCCGGCCAGCTCTTGAATCTTTCCAATGAACAACCAAGCCGCAAAAAGCTGGGCCAGAAACAGTACAGCCACAAAAAGGCTGACGTGCATGACCACATCAAACTGCACTTCGCGATTGACGATCAACTTGCGGCGCGGACGGAATGTTTTCATACCTAAATTATATCCCAGCCCCGAAGGTTAAACTCGTTAAATATAAGTATCCACCAGGGAACGTTTCTGTTTGAGAAACGTCCAAAAGTTCTTCAGTTCACTTCAGCGGGTGCGACTTAGGAAAAACTGCGCCACAGCCTCACGGTTGTATTTGCAGTGCCCCCCGGCCAGGGGACTCCAGGTCGCAGACATTCCCGCAGCCTGAGCCGCCTTCACAAACTCGGCAGATCCTTCCTGGAAGCCGAACTCGTCCTGCAGACCTGTCGACACAAAGAACACCGGCTTGATCAGACCCGAATAACGACTAAGCAGATTGAAGGGGTTGTGATTTTGCCAGTCCGCCTCGTCAGCAAAAACCTCGCGGGAAATCCCCAGCATCAAATTCACGCGCGAACGCAGCGCTTTCGTGCGGGCAATGTATTTATCAATATCCTGCTGGGAAGAGTAAGGCCCGATCACAGTCAGAGCCGGGCACAACAGCGCGACCTTGGAAAAGGTTGCCGGCAACTGCAACGAGGCCTGCGAGGCATTAAAGCCCCCCATGGATTCCCCCATCAGCAGACGCCGTCCACTGCCCAGGCCGCCGACTTTGCCTTCAAGAAACGGCATCATCTCGTTTTGGAAAACCGGCAGCAGCGGGAACTTCTGATTATTGACCAGCAGCCAGATTTCACCGAAAGACACCGTCACGACCGACGGTTCATACCCCAGCTGGGCCCAGTGTTTCAGCACCCAGGACGTGTCACGGCGCTGCTCAAAGAACTGCCGGGCATTCCCCCACAGTCCGTGAAAGTAATAAACCACGTCCTGAGTCTTCTGCCGATTTCCGGTATGAACACAATAATCATAAGAATCGCCCAAAGAAGTCGTTTGGGTTCCACAGACCGGCTGCGAACCTGCAAATCCATTTGAAGCAAACACCACCAAAGAAAACGCCAGCATCCCTACCGCGAATTTCATCAGCCACCTCCACACACTCTAAAGGCTCGCCGAATCACCACCAAAAGGCAACCAACGACCCGCCCCCAATTCCCCATCTGCCCCCCAACACCAGACAAAGGAACAACCCCAACCCCAAAACGCAAAAAGGCCGACCTATATAAAACCAAGGTCGACCCAAACAAAAAAAGGCCCCCAAATGGGAGCCTTTTAAAATCTCTTTTGCTCTTGTCCTAGTTAGAACAAGTTAAGATTTGCGGAAAGAGCTACGTTTGTGCGGTCTGCGCGGATGTCTTTTGGTGTGAACTGTACGTTTGGATACAGGTAGATATCACGAGTGATAGAGATACCGGTACCAACAGACTGATATGGTTCCAACTGATAGTTATCAGCATAACCTTCGTAACGTGCGAACTGGAAGTAACCAAACACGGTTCTGAAGGAATAACGGTCGTTGAAAGTGTACTGAAGGAACGGGAACAAACCGAAGCTCATGTCAGAGCGTTTGTATTTACCCGCTTTGGCTGCCGCAACCATGTTCGGATCATCCAGGTCCCCAGTGTAGAAGCTCTTACCCAAAGTAAAGCTTGTTCCACCATTCCACTTGGATTGACCGAAGTTCGCCAGAACTGTCTGGCTGAAGCTTGCTGCACCAAATGTTTTGGTCAGGTTGATAGAATCACTGTCTGTCGCATGGCTGTACTGCATGCTGGAGATCATCTGAGTGTCGAACGCGCGGTAACCACGGCTCCAGCTCAGGTAAGGAGTGGAAACTTCATAACGAGCCAAAGTGCCTTTACGGCCTTTACGAGTGTCTTCTGCAGGCTTCACGATATCACCGTGAAGAGGATCCACCACGGTCACGCCCGTACCGAAGCTGATATTGTCACGCTCACCCAAACGGTAGTTGACACCAACATCACCAGACAGAGTTGTCATGGCTTCGATAGTTGCGGAAGCACGGTAGTTTGGACGAACACCACTTAGAGGCTCTTCAACAGAACCACCAGAGTACGCCAGGCTGGATTTGAAAGACCATTTGGATTTGGAACCCAATTGAGCTCTCATGCGGGCGTCAGTGATTTCACTGTCGATGTCCTTTTCTTTTTCGTCAGCCTTTTTAAGGTCTTCCATTTTCACTGTGCTGGAATTTGTATTCACAGACGTGGTGGAAGTTTGTGCGAAACCAGAAACAGGGGCCATCAACAACCCTGTTGCCGCCAATACCAAGTAAGCATTCTTATTCATCATTTTAAACTCCGTTTGTAATGAACAGGCGACTGGTATAGCCCACTCCCAGAATGTGAGTCCATATTAAAAATAGGATATGAAAGAATGGTCCCAGTGATCAGGATTTAGACAGGGGATCTGCAGACGGAAAAGCTGTCTCTGCCAATATAGGCAAGGCAGAGACAGCAAGCCCCTAGTGACGCGAGGGGGCGATTAGACCTGTGCCTTTTTGTATGGAGCCTAAGCGCCAGTGCTTCTCTCCTTGGGAG is from Bdellovibrio bacteriovorus str. Tiberius and encodes:
- a CDS encoding acetyl-CoA hydrolase/transferase C-terminal domain-containing protein, whose protein sequence is MVQKPRQFHSFETAVDELLNTLGREIRIATPLGLGKPNQLINLLYNRVKELPERRLEIYTALSLDVPSPQSDLERRFLSPFLERHFGPDYPAFEYLKDRRHGELPRHIRIHEFYFQAGQALHTDSAQQDYVSLNYTHVAAYLVDCNIEVILQLVARRQTDQGPRYSLSCNPDLTLDVMDQYRKAGKKILLLGVVHPELPFLGTDAEVGPDYFDMIVDDPTQHRRLFALPRTPVDWTDHLIGFFASHLLEDDGTLQIGIGSLSEALVYSACLRHQQNADYEVLSEKIWQHRRHARELHLQREPFQKGLYGTSEMVMDGFMNLRKAGILKRQVQEPASKQMRYLHGAFFLGSTELYKWLRHLQGEEFDGLNMTRVSIVNDLYDGNELALRRQRRKARFFNTCMNVTLLGSAASDTLESGTVVSGVGGQYNFVAMAHELEGAHSVLMLRSTRLHKGRRHSNILWSHGQLTIPRHLRDIVITEYGIAYLRGKTDEEVIKELLNIADSEFQESLKIKAQKEGKLRSDYQIPEWARHNTPAELLNQARDAGFDRLFPPFAFGSDFTLDEELLALALGELRQAQEESLGKLLGLLKKGMKTEAIEYQDCLKRMELDRPRGLKERLFQKLVLGALEQSKGRITSAFSAEPR
- a CDS encoding alpha/beta hydrolase-fold protein — translated: MKFAVGMLAFSLVVFASNGFAGSQPVCGTQTTSLGDSYDYCVHTGNRQKTQDVVYYFHGLWGNARQFFEQRRDTSWVLKHWAQLGYEPSVVTVSFGEIWLLVNNQKFPLLPVFQNEMMPFLEGKVGGLGSGRRLLMGESMGGFNASQASLQLPATFSKVALLCPALTVIGPYSSQQDIDKYIARTKALRSRVNLMLGISREVFADEADWQNHNPFNLLSRYSGLIKPVFFVSTGLQDEFGFQEGSAEFVKAAQAAGMSATWSPLAGGHCKYNREAVAQFFLSRTR
- a CDS encoding HAMP domain-containing protein — protein: MKTFRPRRKLIVNREVQFDVVMHVSLFVAVLFLAQLFAAWLFIGKIQELAGTGAFSMMSVQEFISRYKTVFLVYQLIPVLLGLVVGFWYFNRMTRRIVGPLFNIKRTVKRMADENLDSVEIHLRENDYFQDLAQDINVVLQKKPK